One Lemur catta isolate mLemCat1 chromosome 15, mLemCat1.pri, whole genome shotgun sequence genomic window carries:
- the P3H4 gene encoding endoplasmic reticulum protein SC65, with protein MGRAAWGLLWLLLGSAGAQYEKYSFRGFPPEDLMPLAAAYGHALELYEGESWRESARYLEAALRLHRLLRDSEAFCHANCSGPAPPAASRAAPAPGPDDGGGDGGDEWARELWLFGHVLERAACLRRCKRTLPAFQVPYPPRQLLRDFQSRLPYQYLHYALFKANRLEKAVAAAYTFLQRNPKHELTAKYLSYYRGMLDVADDALTDLEAQPYEAVFLRAVKLYNSGDFRSSTEDMERALADYLAVFARCLAGCEGAHEQVDFKDFYPAIADLFAESLQCKVDCETNLTPNVGGYFVDKFVATMYHYLQFAYYKLNDVRQAARSAASYMLFDPKDSVMQQNLVYYRFHRARWGLEEEDFQPREEATLYHNQTSELRELLEFTRMYLQSDDEMELEETELATQPKDAPSDTEFEGEGDYEEGIYADWWQEPDAKGDEAEAEPEPELA; from the exons ATGGGTCGCGCGGCTTGGGGgctgctgtggctgctgctgggCAGCGCCGGCGCCCAGTACGAGAAGTACAGCTTCCGGGGCTTCCCGCCCGAGGACCTGATGCCGCTGGCCGCGGCCTACGGGCACGCGCTGGAGCTGTACGAGGGCGAGAGCTGGCGCGAGAGCGCGCGCTACCTCGAGGCGGCGCTGCGGCTGCACCGGCTGCTGCGCGACAGCGAGGCCTTCTGCCACGCCAACTGCAGcggccccgcgccgcccgcggCCTCCCGCGCCGCGCCCGCGCCCGGCCCCGACGAcggcggcggcgacggcggcgaCGAGTGGGCCCGCGAGCTGTGGCTCTTCGGCCACGTCCTGGAGCGCGCCGCCTGCCTGCGACGCTGCAAGCGCACGCTGCCCGCCTTCCAGGTGCCCTACCCGCCGCGCCAGCTGCTGCGCGACTTCCAGAGCCGCCTGCCCTACCAGTACCTGCACTACGCGCTGTTCAAG GCTAACCGGCTGGAGAAGGCGGTGGCCGCGGCCTACACCTTCCTCCAGAGGAACCCGAAGCATGAGCTGACCGCCAAGTATCTCAGCTACTACCGGGGGATGCTGGACGTCGCCGACGACGCCCTCACGGACCTAGAGGCCCAGCCCTACGAG GCCGTGTTCCTCCGGGCTGTGAAGCTCTACAACAGCGGAGATTTCCGCAGCAGCACCGAGGACATGGAGCGGGCCCTGGCCGACTACCTGGCGGTCTTTGCCCGGTGTCTGGCCGGCTGTGAAGGGGCCCACGAGCAGGTGGACTTCAAGGACTTCTACCCAGCCATAGCAG atctCTTTGCAGAGTCCTTGCAGTGCAAGGTGGACTGTGAGACCAATTTGACCCCCAATGTGGGCGGCTACTTCGTGGACAAGTTTGTGGCCACCATGTATCACTACCTGCAGTTTGCCTACTACAAGT TGAATGACGTGCGCCAGGCCGCCCGCAGCGCCGCCAGCTATATGCTCTTCGACCCCAAGGACAGCGTCATGCAGCAGAACCTGGTGTATTACCGCTTCCACCGGGCTCGCTGGGGCCTGGAAGAAGAGGACTTCCAGCCCCGGGAG GAGGCGACACTCTACCACAACCAGACCTCTGAGCTGCGGGAGCTGCTGGAGTTCACCCGCATGTACCTGCAGTCAGACGATGAG atggagctggaggagaCAGAACTGGCCACGCAGCCCAAGGATGCCCCATCCGACACCGAGTTTGAGGGGGAAGGTGACTATGAGGAGGGCATCTATGCTGACTGGTGGCAGGAGCCAGATGCCAAGGGTGACGAGGCTGAGGCTG aGCCAGAGCCTGAACTGGCATGA